The Cucurbita pepo subsp. pepo cultivar mu-cu-16 chromosome LG08, ASM280686v2, whole genome shotgun sequence genome contains a region encoding:
- the LOC111799907 gene encoding uncharacterized protein At4g15545-like, translated as MQGRESGSSGFDLPDRVLQVLPSDPFEQLDVARKITSIALSTRVSMLESESSVLRSKISEKDEIVADLRFQIESLNDSLSETVDKLARADEEKESLEKENASLSNTVKKLRGDVAKLEVFRKTLMLSLQEEGDIRTEVPEMVAKIPSQPSTVSQIKEDVSSLPSSRYSSVQSQTSEVGNSLAEDHDFDGIRPRIAPGLLLALQLSTPRLTPHNSSPSLSASISPKRTSRHVSPRRHSMSFSTSRNVFEDRSSVCSSAPSISSDKGQARVDGKELFRQVRTRLSYDQFAAFLANVKDLNSHKQTKEEMLKKVKEIFGHDNEDLYTVFEGLVARSLH; from the exons ATGCAAGGGAGAGAATCTGGCAGTTCCGGCTTTGATCTTCCTGATAGAGTTTTGCAAGTGCTTCCTTCTGATCCTTTTGAACAGCTCGATGTCGCCCGCAAAATCACTTCCATCGCTCTTTCGACTCGCGTCTCGATGCTTGAATCAGAGTCCTCTGTTCTGCGCTCTAAAATTTCTGAGAAAGATGAGATTGTAGCGGATTTAAGGTTCCAGATCGAATCGCTCAACGATTCTCTCTCCGAGACCGTCGATAAACTCGCCAGGGCCGACGAGGAGAAG GAGAGCTTGGAGAAAGAGAACGCCTCGTTGTCGAACACCGTGAAGAAGCTGAGGGGAGATGTTGCGAAG TTGGAGGTGTTTAGGAAGACACTGATGCTATCACTTCAGGAGGAAGGAGATATCCGT ACAGAAGTTCCAGAAATGGTCGCTAAGATACCGAGCCAACCATCTACTGTTTCCCAGATTAAAG AAGATGTTTCATCCTTGCCGTCCTCCAGATACTCATCGGTTCAGAGCCAGACTTCTGAAGTGGGAAATTCATTAGCAGAGGATCATGATTTCGATG GAATTCGACCTCGTATTGCGCCTGGCCTCCTGTTAGCCTTACAACTAAGTACACCTCGGCTTACTCCCCataattcttctccttcacTATCAGCATCAATATCTCCCAAGAGAACATCTAGACATGTGTCACCTAGGCGACATTCAATGTCCTTTTCAACCTCCAGGAACGTTTTTGAAGATAGATCTTCAGTATGTTCTTCCGCGCCCTCAATTTCCTCAGACAAAG GGCAAGCTCGGGTCGATGGGAAGGAACTTTTCCGACAAGTCAG GACCCGTCTGTCTTATGATCAGTTTGCTGCATTTTTAGCAAATGTCAAGGATCTAAATTCCCACAAGCAAACGAAAGAG GAGATGCTTAAGAAGGTAAAGGAGATTTTCGGCCACGATAACGAAGATCTTTATACTGTTTTTGAGGGATTGGTTGCTCGCAGTCTCCATTGA
- the LOC111799910 gene encoding protein DMP2-like: MPRSKPKTRTTRKPSIKSPLQFMAASATEKTLTGVGNLIRLLPTGTVFLFQFLSPILTNSGQCEPINKSLSLILILFCGLSCFLSSFTDSYTGDDGSLHWGFATASGMWPSPESKKEDLTPYKLRAGDFVHATFSALVFGALVVLDSDTMKCFFPSFAAADKLLVQVLPPVVGAVSSVVFVMFPNTRHGIGYYDSSATPGGANSPLVRRGA; this comes from the coding sequence ATGCCTCGATCAAAGCcgaaaacaagaacaaccAGAAAACCATCAATCAAATCCCCACTTCAATTCATGGCCGCCTCCGCCACCGAGAAAACCCTAACCGGCGTCGGAAACCTAATTCGCCTCCTCCCCACCGGTACTGTCTTCCTCTTCCAATTCCTCAGCCCAATCCTCACCAACAGCGGCCAATGCGAACCAATCaacaaatctctctctctaattttgATCCTCTTCTGTGGCCTCTCCTGTTTCCTCTCCTCCTTCACTGACTCCTACACTGGCGACGACGGTTCTCTCCACTGGGGCTTTGCGACCGCTTCCGGAATGTGGCCGTCGCCGGAGTCCAAGAAGGAGGATCTGACACCCTACAAGCTTAGGGCAGGGGATTTCGTACACGCAACCTTTTCGGCTCTGGTTTTTGGAGCTTTGGTGGTTCTAGACTCCGATACTATGAAGTGCTTCTTCCCGAGCTTTGCGGCAGCAGATAAATTGTTGGTTCAGGTTCTGCCGCCGGTCGTCGGAGCGGTTTCGAGCGTGGTGTTTGTGATGTTTCCTAATACTCGCCATGGCATCGGGTACTATGATTCCTCTGCAACTCCCGGCGGCGCTAATTCGCCGCTGGTTCGGAGAGGTGCCTGA